The proteins below are encoded in one region of Apium graveolens cultivar Ventura chromosome 4, ASM990537v1, whole genome shotgun sequence:
- the LOC141720861 gene encoding mechanosensitive ion channel protein 6-like: MAAPPSLSSSHSHSLSNDTVINIINDNEPTLNNVWRDSSFDFSNDVKSIDSETPAAHRSSLSEFPDSPRLYGPISPMAGKVSFGESLQQRRGRNGGSGCSSNRSFPRESELMRMKSKSRLIDPPDQEYGNYKRIMKSGGCIEEGSECHDYDPYVEEDYPEEFKMIKFSKWAVIQFFCLIVIIAVLICSLFVNFCDKNKLFGLELWRWGLLLFALLCGRLVAGWGIRVVVFFIELNCMLRKRVLYFVYGLRSAVKNCLWLALILIAWRFSLVEKVEHLVHGKVLSYVTKTWVCLLVGTLIWFVKTLLVKVLASSFHVSTFFDRIQDALFDQYVIETLSGPPLIDIQLEPEEEEQIMVEVQQLQNAGATVPPELSRTISPGGGELNRSTKSRKRFPTFKNSRFSTVATKKENEGITIDHLHRLNQKNISAWNMKKLMNIVRKGTLSTLDEQIRDSLGEHEGAVQITSEFQAKLAAKKIFCNVAKPGSKHIFQDDLMQFMGGGEALKTISLFEGASGWKGISRKELKNWMVNTFRERRALVLSLNDTKKAVNKLHQMLNIFVGLVIAGIWLLILKVASTHFFVLLSSQLLLVVFVFGNTCKTMFEGIIFLFVMHPFDIGDRCEVDDIQLVVEEMNILTTTFLRYDNQKICYPNSVLSNKPISNYYRSPDMGDAIDFCIHISTPVEKIAMMKKKITSYIEKKSDHWYPAPMIVLRDIEDMNRLKISLWLSHRINFQDMGERWVRRALVVEEMIKIFKELEIEFRMLPLDVNVRNMPAMASNRLPSNWTSCAN; the protein is encoded by the exons atggcagCACCCCCGAGTTTATCTTCTTCTCATTCTCATTCCCTTAGTAATGACACTGTCATTAACATCATTAATGATAATGAACCTACTCTTAACAATGTCTGGCGAGACTCGAGCTTTGATTTCAGTAATGATGTCAAGAGTATTGATTCTGAGACACCTGCTGCTCACCGCTCATCATTGTCTGAATTTCCTGACAGTCCTCGTCTTTACGGTCCAATTTCACCAATGGCTGGTAAAGTGTCCTTTGGTGAGAGCCTGCAGCAGAGGCGTGGAAGAAATGGAGGCTCTGGATGCAGCTCCAACAGGTCGTTTCCTCGAGAATCTGAACTCATGAGAATGAAGAGTAAATCAAGGCTGATTGACCCGCCTGATCAGGAGTACGGAAATTATAAGAGAATCATGAAGTCTGGTGGATGTATTGAGGAAGGAAGTGAGTGTCATGATTATGATCCTTATGTTGAGGAAGATTATCCAGAAGAGTTTAAAATGATCAAGTTTAGTAAGTGGGCTGTCATTCAGTTTTTTTGTTTGATTGTCATTATAGCTGTTCTGATTTGTAGCCTATTTGTCAATTTCTGTGACAAGAACAAATTGTTTGGACTTGAATTGTGGAGATGGGGCTTACTGCTTTTCGCTTTGTTGTGTGGGAGATTGGTTGCAGGTTGGGGGATTCGGGTGGTGGTATTTTTTATAGAGCTTAATTGTATGCTGCGTAAACGTGTTCTATATTTTGTTTATGGTTTAAGGAGTGCTGTTAAGAATTGTCTTTGGTTGGCCTTAATTTTGATTGCTTGGAGATTCAGTTTAGTTGAGAAAGTTGAGCATTTGGTTCATGGTAAGGTCTTGAGTTATGTCACTAAAACTTGGGTTTGTCTTTTGGTGGGGACTTTAATATGGTTTGTGAAGACACTGCTTGTGAAGGTGCTTGCTTCTTCGTTTCATGTTAGTACGTTTTTTGATCGTATTCAGGATGCTTTGTTTGATCAATATGTGATCGAGACTCTCTCAGGCCCACCATTAATTGATATTCAATTAGAGCCAGAAGAAGAGGAGCAAATCATGGTTGAGGTTCAGCAGTTGCAGAATGCTGGAGCAACTGTTCCTCCTGAGTTGAGCAGAACTATATCTCCGGGGGGCGGGGAACTGAATAGGAGTACTAAAAGCCGAAAGAGATTTCCAACCTTTAAAAACTCTAGATTTTCCACAGTCGCAACAAAGAAAGAAAATGAGGGGATTACTATTGATCACTTGCACAGGTTGAACCAAAAGAACATATCAGCTTGGAACATGAAGAAATTGATGAATATCGTCCGCAAAGGAACTCTTTCAACTTTAGATGAGCAAATACGGGACTCACTTGGTGAGCATGAGGGTGCAGTGCAGATCACGAGTGAATTCCAGGCTAAACTTGCAGCCAAGAAGATTTTCTGCAATGTCGCTAAGCCAGGCTCAAA ACACATATTCCAGGATGATTTAATGCAATTTATGGGAGGCGGCGAGGCATTGAAGACAATAAGTCTATTTGAAGGGGCAAGTGGATGGAAAGGAATTAGCAGGAAAGAACTAAAGAATTGGATG GTAAATACATTCAGAGAGCGAAGAGCCTTGGTATTGTCCCTGAATGATACTAAAAAGGCCGTAAACAAACTTCATCAAATGCTGAACATATTTGTAGGACTGGTTATCGCGGGTATTTGGCTTCTCATACTCAAAGTTGCAAGTACCCATTTCTTTGTGCTTTTAAGCTCCCAGTTACTTTTAGTTGTATTTGTGTTTGGAAACACGTGCAAGACAATGTTTGAAGGGATCATTTTTTTATTTGTGATGCACCCATTTGATATTGGTGATCGTTGTGAAGTTGACGATATTCAG TTGGTTGTCGAAGAGATGAATATATTAACTACAACTTTCCTGAGGTATGATAACCAAAAGATCTGCTATCCCAATAGCGTGTTATCAAACAAGCCCATCAGTAATTACTATCGTAGTCCAGATATGGGAGATGCCATTGATTTCTGTATCCACATTTCGACTCCTGTAGAAAAGATTGCTATGATGAAGAAGAAGATCACAAG CTATATCGAGAAGAAAAGTGATCACTGGTATCCAGCTCCAATGATCGTTCTGCGAGACATTGAGGACATGAACAGGCTAAAGATATCATTATGGCTTTCCCACCGGATTAACTTTCAGGACATGGGTGAAAGGTGGGTGAGGAGAGCacttgttgttgaagagatgATCAAAATTTTTAAAGAGCTTGAAATTGAATTCCGTATGCTGCCTCTGGACGTGAATGTCCGGAACATGCCAGCCATGGCCTCAAACAGACTTCCTTCAAATTGGACATCTTGTGCTAATTAA
- the LOC141720864 gene encoding rop guanine nucleotide exchange factor 1-like — MATTCSSDVDDYDHRSDGYTLSADVSESESGITLSDSFNISPPRFRSVSHILAPPDITLPSECHGNVVEKRDTSDLSEVELMKERFAKLLLGEDMSGGGKGVGTALAISNAITNLSATVFGELWRLEPLASQKKSMWLREMEWLLCVSDSIVELIPSFQELPDGGTYEVMVTRPRMDLYVNLPALKKLDGMLVSILDGFRDTEFHYVDRGGILANDSEQNELHPCSPFSRRCSVRLEEKWWLPFPKVPPRGLSDNTRKRLQQFRECTIQIFKAAVAINTCVLSEMEIPNVYLESLPKSAKACLGETIYQYLTADQFSPECLLEYLEMSSEYTTLEIANRIEASAHIWRHKYVKRHLSLAKSGRSWGGKVKGLVSDRGKNKFLHQRADTLLRNLKLQFPGLPQTALDIQKIQYNKDVGQSILESYSRVIESLAFNLMTRIDDLQCVDDATRQRVAAESSPLLGESDSASSLPTQKHISPSLFSIQHTSCSS, encoded by the exons ATGGCCACTACTTGTTCATCTGATGTTGATGACTATGATCACCGGAGCGATGGTTACACTCTTAGCGCTGATGTCAGTGAATCTGAGAGTGGCATTACACTTTCTGATTCTTTCAACATTTCTCCTCCCAGATTTCGGTCCGTTTCTCATATTCTGGCGCCTCCTGACATTACATTGCCCTCGGAATGTCACGGGAATGTTGTCGAAAAACGTGACACCTCTGATCTGTCTG aagtagaactGATGAAGGAACGGTTTGCTAAGCTACTTCTTGGAGAAGATATGTCTGGGGGAGGAAAGGGGGTTGGTACTGCCCTTGCTATCTCAAATGCCATCACAAATCTCTCAG CCACTGTGTTTGGGGAGCTATGGAGGTTGGAGCCACTGGCATCACAAAAGAAGTCCATGTGGCTTCGAGAGATGGAATGGCTTCTATGCGTAAGTGATTCTATTGTAGAGCTTATTCCATCGTTCCAGGAATTACCAGATGGAGGAACCTATGAGGTTATGGTGACTAGACCACGTATGGATCTATATGTCAATCTTCCTGCACTCAAGAAACTTGACGGGATGCTAGTAAGCATTCTTGATGGCTTTCGCGATACTGAATTCCATTATGTTGATCGCGGAGGTATCCTTGCTAACGACAGTGAACAGAATGAATTACATCCCTGTTCTCCATTCTCCAGGAGATGCTCAGTTAGGCTTGAGGAGAAATGGTGGTTACCATTTCCAAAGGTCCCACCTAGAGGTCTATCTGATAATACAAGGAAGAGATTGCAACAGTTTAGAGAATGCACTATTCAAATCTTCAAGGCTGCTGTGGCCATCAATACTTGTGTGCTGTCTGAGATGGAGATTCCAAATGTTTACTTGGAGAGCCTTCCCAAG AGCGCGAAGGCTTGTTTGGGTGAAACCATCTACCAGTACTTAACAGCTGATCAGTTCTCTCCAGAGTGTCTTCTTGAATACTTAGAAATGTCATCAGAATACACAACTCTGGAGATAGCAAATAGGATTGAGGCTTCTGCGCATATCTGGAGACACAAATATGTAAAGAGACATTTAAGTCTTGCAAAATCTGGAAGGTCATGGGGTGGAAAGGTTAAGGGTCTGGTTAGTGACAGAGGAAAGAATAAATTTCTACATCAAAGAGCTGATACCCTTCTTCGAAATTTGAAGTTACAGTTTCCTGGGCTTCCACAGACTGCTTTAGACATACAGAAAATTCAGTATAACAAG gatgttggacagtccattctGGAGAGTTACTCCAGGGTTATTGAAAGCCTTGCCTTCAATTTAATGACAAGAATTGATGATCTCCAATGTGTTGATGACGCTACAAGGCAACGTGTAGCAGCAGAGTCTTCACCTCTGCTTGGCGAGAGCGACTCTGCCTCTTCTCTTCCCACACAGAAGCACATCTCACCAAGCCTGTTCTCAATTCAACACACTTCTTGCTCATCTTGA
- the LOC141720863 gene encoding T-complex protein 1 subunit beta has translation MAVERLFKDEATEEKGDRARMSSFVGAMAIADLIKTTLGPKGMDKILQSTGRGHSVTVTNDGATILKSLHIDNPAAKVLVDISKVQDDEVGDGTTSVVVLAGELLREAEKLIATKIHPMTVISGYRMAAECARDALLAKVMDNKDDTDKFRTDLMKVAMTTLSSKILSQDKEQFANLAVDAVMRLKGSTNLESIHIIKKPGGSLKDSYLDEGFILDKKIGIGQPKRIENAKILVANTAMDTDKVKIYGARVRVDSMSRVAEIESAEKAKMKEKVEKIIAHGINCFVNRQLIYNFPEELFADAGILAIEHADFDGIERLGLVTGGEIASTFDNPESVKLGHCKLIEEIMIGEDKLIHFSGVEMGQACTIVLRGASFHVLDEAERSLHDALCVLSQTVNDSRVLFGGGWPEMVMAKAVDELARKTPGKKSHAIDAYSRALLAIPTTIADNAGLDSAELIAQLRAEHHKEASNAGIDVITGSVGDMSVLGICEAFKVKQAVLLSATEAAEMILRVDEIITCAPRRREDRM, from the exons ATGGCG GTCGAGAGACTTTTTAAAGATGAAGCCACTGAAGAGAAGGGTGACCGGGCTAGGATG TCATCCTTTGTTGGTGCAATGGCCATCGCTGACTTGATAAAGACAACTTTAGGGCCAAAGGGGATG GATAAAATTTTACAATCAACTGGCCGAGGACACAGTGTCACTGTCACAAATGACGGTGCCACCATTTTAAAGTCCCTGCATATTGACAATCCTGCAGCCAAAGTCCTTGTCG ATATATCCAAAGTTCAAGATGATGAAGTAGGTGATGGGACTACTTCAGTTGTAGTTCTAGCTGGAGAACTTTTAAGGGAGGCAGAGAAGTTGATTGCTACAAAGATTCATCCAATGACTGTTATTTCAG GTTATCGAATGGCGGCCGAATGTGCCCGCGATGCACTTTTGGCGAAAGTCATGGATAATAAGGATGATACAG ATAAATTTAGGACGGACTTAATGAAGGTTGCAATGACTACTTTAAGCTCGAAGATCCTTTCGCAGGACAAGGAGCAATTTGCTAACTTGGCTGTTGATGCTGTTATGAGGCTAAAG GGAAGCACAAATTTGGAGTCCATCCATATCATTAAGAAACCTGGAGGATCCTTGAAAGATTCGTATCTTGACGAGGG ATTTATTCTGGACAAAAAAATTGGTATTGGACAGCCAAAACGCATAGAGAATGCCAAAATATTAGTTGCGAATACTGCCATGGATACAGACAAAGTGAAAATATATGGTGCACGTGTCCGGGTTGATTCTATGTCAAGGGTTGCTGAGATTGAAAGTGCAGAAAAGGCAAAAATGAAGGAGAAGGTTGAGAAGATTATAGCTCATGGGATCAATTGCTTCGTCAATCGACAGTTGATCTATAACTTCCCAGAGGAACTATTTGCTGATGCTGGAATACTTGCAATAGAGCATGCTGATTTTGATGGCATTGAACGTTTGGGACTAGTTACAGGTGGAGAAATAGCATCGACTTTTGACAATCCAGAGTCTGTAAAGCTTGGCCACTGCAAGCTCATTGAGGAAATTATGATTGGTGAGGACAAGCTGATCCACTTTTCAGGCGTTGAGATGGGTCAGGCGTGTACGATCGTATTGAGAGGGGCTag CTTTCACGTGCTCGACGAAGCAGAAAGATCTTTGCATGATGCCTTGTGTGTGCTGTCTCAAACAGTAAATGACAGCAGGGTCTTGTTTGGAGGAGGATGGCCAGAGATGGTGATGGCAAAGGCAGTTGATGAGTTGGCAAGGAAGACTCCTGGTAAAAAGTCTCATGCTATTGACGCTTACTCGCGGGCACTCCTTGCAATCCCTACTACTATTGCTGACAATGCTGGATTGGATAGCGCTGAGTTGATTGCTCAACTCCGTGCTGAGCACCACAAGGAGGCTAGCAATGCAGGGATTGATGTCATTACTGGATCT GTTGGAGATATGTCGGTATTGGGAATATGTGAGGCTTTCAAGGTTAAGCAGGCTGTACTGCTTTCTGCAACTGAAGCTGCTGAGATGATTCTTCGTGTTGATGAAATCATCACCTGTGCCCCAAGGAGAAGAGAAGATAGAATGTGA
- the LOC141719547 gene encoding uncharacterized protein LOC141719547 codes for MVMSVTDEEVKAAVFAMYMEKTPGIDGLNSAFFQTLKLCLKCIISDKHSAFIKGRLLIDNALIAFEVNHFIKRKTRGKNGVAELKIDVSKAYDRLEWSFNKKMLNKFGFHDKWVDKVMTCVKTVSYRFLHNGDVFAEMFPR; via the exons ATGGTGATGTCTGTTACAGACGAGGAGGTAAAGGCAGCGGTGTTTGCTATGTACATGGAAAAGACACCAGGAATTGACGGGTTAAACTCGGCGTTCTTCCAGAC ATTGAAATTGTGCCTCAAATGTATAATATCAGACAAACATAGTGCTTTTATTAAAGGAAGACTATTGATTGATAATGCTCTAATTGCCTTTGAGGTAAATCACTTTATTAAGAGGAAAACGCGAGGAAAAAATGGTGTAGCGGAATTGAAAATTGATGTTTCTAAGGCATATGATAGATTGGAATGGAGTTTCAATAAAAAAATGCTAAACAAGTTTGGGTTTCATGATAAGTGGGTTGATAAAGTTATGACGTGTGTCAAAACAGTGTCGTATAGATTTTTACACAATGGGGATGTATTTGCTGAGATGTTTCCACGATGA
- the LOC141719548 gene encoding uncharacterized protein LOC141719548: MCVEGLSAIMRRYEEAGLLHGCKVARGAPSISHLLFTDDCYFFFRASQTEAAIMKDILVRYERLSGQVVNYSKSSITFSPNTHEQVKKVVCEKLQVMEIDKPGKYLGMLMCVRKNKMETFVFLSDGIEKKLQGWSNKELPKGGKLLLLKSAAQTIPSFWMSLFLIPVTLCEEMERIMNAFWWGHGQAGKGVRLMA; this comes from the coding sequence ATGTGTGTTGAGGGATTGAGCGCTATCATGAGACGATATGAGGAAGCTGGTTTATTGCATGGGTGCAAGGTGGCAAGAGGAGCTCCAAGTATCTCTCATCTGTTATTTACAGATGATTGTTACTTCTTTTTTAGAGCCTCTCAGACGGAAGCAGCCATCATGAAGGACATATTGGTGAGGTACGAGAGACTATCAGGTCAGGTTGTCAATTATAGTAAATCTAGTATTACATTCAGTCCTAACACTCATGAGCAAGTTAAGAAAGTGGTTTGTGAGAAGCTGCAAGTCATGGAAATTGACAAGCCTGGTAAATATTTAGGCATGCTCATGTGTGTAAGGAAAAATAAAATGGAAACGTTTGTTTTTTTGAGTGACGGAATTGAGAAGAAACTGCAAGGATGGAGTAATAAAGAATTACCAAAGGGAGGTAAACTTTTGTTATTGAAGTCTGCTGCACAGACCATACCAAGCTTTTGGATGAGTCTATTTTTAATTCCGGTAACCCTGTGTGAAGAAATGGAACGTATAATGAACGCTTTTTGGTGGGGACACGGGCAAGCTGGAAAGGGTGTGAGATTGATGGCGTGA
- the LOC141719550 gene encoding putative mitochondrial protein AtMg00310 has protein sequence MLAKQGWRILNESNTLVSAIMKAKYFPNTDFLSAQLGSNPSYVWRSIMSAQETVRMGARRKIGDGADTKVWGVPWLPDKENGCLTSYMPERLRESRVQNLMDIEGQRWETDILQDICNTRDVELILRIPIPMNKGKDA, from the coding sequence ATGTTGGCAAAACAAGGGTGGAGGATTTTGAATGAGAGTAATACCTTAGTGTCAGCCATTATGAAAGCAAAATATTTCCCCAATACTGATTTCCTAAGTGCACAATTGGGGTCAAATCCTAGCTACGTATGGCGGAGTATTATGAGTGCACAAGAAACTGTGAGGATGGGTGCTCGAAGAAAAATTGGGGATGGTGCAGATACTAAGGTCTGGGGTGTTCCGTGGTTACCAGACAAGGAGAATGGGTGCTTAACGTCGTACATGCCAGAAAGGTTGAGAGAAAGTAGAGTTCAGAATCTTATGGATATTGAAGGGCAAAGGTGGGAAACTGATATTCTTCAGGATATATGTAACACAAGGGATGTGGAGCTTATTTTGAGAATCCCAATACCAATGAATAAAGGAAAGGATGCATGA